From the genome of Glycine max cultivar Williams 82 chromosome 2, Glycine_max_v4.0, whole genome shotgun sequence, one region includes:
- the LOC102670301 gene encoding F-box/FBD/LRR-repeat protein At1g13570 — protein sequence MTAQFQKIVVADHMDRISDLPSHLIDFILQRLPLQDVVRTSLLSSKWRYKWTSIPKLDFSNDFFQKCRDLELHEVSSTITEILLIHDGQLDEFVLCIPENVPIKIESLNKWILCLSRKGIKELELWNLQTDPCETPSHIFSCQGLTYLQLHNFKLSTVPNFSSFKSLVYLMLVDIIFESSAIDLMFGCPSLVMLSICYCSGFECINVSSPALEVLHVQGEQVIKSICLEKAKRMTDVSLMADNPGDNFDMDTISNLIKGLSEVESMCLTEGYIQIFSTAYTLPKSLQKPLNCLESLELEGVNFDDTTELLFVISLLKSSPNLEKLFIQGNYSTGVDLPQILEKSKYNGCCLSHLLTVHIKAYKPCENTMNFIRFLLANSTSLELLTFCIIPAHDQQHHSISSVGRELEQMARASKSAVVEFIDLSFD from the exons ATGACGGCCCAGTTCCAGAAGATTGTTGTTGCTGACCACATGGATCGAATTAGTGATTTACCAAGtcatttgattgattttattcTACAACGCTTGCCCCTGCAAGATGTTGTTAGAACGAGTttattatcaagtaaatggagaTATAAGTGGACTTCTATCCCCAAACTTgatttttcaaatgatttttttcaaaagtgtAGGGATTTAGAACTTCATGAAGTTTCAAGTACTATTACAGAAATTCTTTTGATTCACGATGGGCAATTAGATGAGTTTGTTCTTTGCATTCCCGAAAATGTGCCAATCAAAATTGAATCCCTTAATAAGTGGATTCTTTGTTTATCAAGAAAAGGGATTAAAGAACTTGAGCTTTGGAACCTTCAAACAGATCCTTGTGAAACACCATCTCATATCTTCTCTTGTCAAGGATTGACGTATCTTCAACttcacaattttaaattatcaactGTGCCTAATTTTTCTAGCTTTAAAAGTTTGGTTTACCTTATGTTAGTTGATATTATATTTGAGTCCAGTGCAATTGATCTTATGTTTGGTTGTCCATCACTTGTGATGCTCTCCATTTGTTACTGTTCTGGTTTTGAGTGTATCAATGTGTCCTCTCCTGCTCTCGAAGTCTTACATGTACAAGGTGAACAAGTTATCAAGTCAATTTGTTTGGAGAAAGCTAAAAGAATGACTGATGTTTCACTCATGGCTGATAATCCTGGGGATAACTTTGACATGGATACAATATCAAATTTGATCAAAGGCTTGTCAGAAGTTGAAAGCATGTGTTTAACAGAAGGTTATATTCAG ATCTTTTCCACAGCTTATACCCTTCCAAAGAGTTTGCAAAAACCACTCAACTGCTTAGAATCTCTAGAATTGGAAGGTGTGAATTTCGACGATACAACAGAGCTTCTGTTTGTTATTTCCCTACTTAAAAGTTCTCCAAACCTAGAGAAACTTTTTATACAG GGTAATTATAGCACTGGCGTGGATCTGCCACAAATATTGGAGAAGTCAAAGTACAATGGTTGTTGCCTTAGTCACCTTCTGACTGTGCACATAAAAGCTTACAAACCCTGTGAGAATACAATGAACTTCATACGTTTTTTGCTGGCTAATTCCACATCATTGGAGCTCCTTACTTTCTGCATTATTCCTGCTCATGATCAACAACATCATTCCATATCTAGTGTTGGACGAGAATTGGAACAAATGGCACGAGCTTCAAAAAGTGCAGTAGTTGAGTTCATTGATTTATCATTTGATTGA